The DNA sequence TAGTAGTAGTCCTGGTAGGGACTTCCGAGGGGGTACTCGGGCTTCAGCAGGTCCCCGATGCCGTAGCGGCGATGTGCCTCGGCGGTTGCCGCGGGGCTCTTGTCCGTGGTGCGGATGGTGGGCCGGTGGGCCTTGGCGTGGCCATCGAACCAGAGCACGGAGGCGAAGCCGTTGTGCCGACCGTGGAGGCACGGCGCGATCACCAGCGTGGAGGAGGGCGGCCAGAGCAGGAGCGTGCGCGCCGGCAGGCCGGTGGCCGGGTCGAGGAAGCCCGCGTCGGCCATCAAGATCGTCTCCGCAACCGCGCTGACGGCGGCCAGCGTGACGGGCACGTTTCGCACCCACATGTACTGCGCGTTCGGCGCGTATGCGAAGGGCTGCCCGCCGATGAGGGGGAGGTCTCGCGCGCTGGAGCACTCCTGGATCTGGTAGTTACGCATGTAGGGCTGAAGCAGGCCGGCCTTCGGATCGTTTACGCCGGTGGTCAGGTTCTGCAGGCCCCACCACTGCTGCACGAACCGCTCGCCGTTGAGCCAGTAGCCGTAGTTGCGGGGGAACACGACGTCGTCGTAGTCGCCTACGTACATCAGGAATCCCAGGCCGATCTGCTTGAGGTTGGAGACGCACTGCGCTTGGCGGGCCTTCTCGCGCGCCTGGGCGAAGACCGGGAAGAGGATCGCGGCGAGTATCGCGATGATCGCGATGACGACGAGCAACTCGATCAGGGTGAATCCGAAACGGGAGCGCCTCATGACCTCCAACTCCTTTCGCGCCGCGCGGGGCGCGCCTCGTAGCATGCGGCCAGGCGAGATGGCACGCGGCCGGGGGGCTATATGAGATAACCGATCGGCTTTGTCAGTTGCGTGGGGGAAGTATACTCGGGGCCGGGAGCGTGAGTCAATGGTCTTGACGCGCGATCCGCCTCGCGCGAGCGTCCCGGTCCGGCCGCGTCGGCGGCACGCGGTTACGCGCCCGGCCCGCCGAGGCGCTCGGCGAGTCCGATCAGCGTGGCCCTCTGGGTGGCTACATCCGGGTTCACCGTTATGTTGACCTTGCCCAGGTCGTCGATGACGGCGCCGACGTCGATGCCGGGCGCCTTGCCGGACGCGGGGCGCAGCGCGCTGGCCGCGTCGTCCGTAAGGCGCTGCGCTGTGCCGAAGTTGCGCCGCTCCAGCGCGATGGAGGCCGAGTAGAGCATGGCGCGGGCCCGCGCGACCTGAAGCTGCACGTTGGCGGCGTCGCGCTCGGAACGCGCGCTCACGGCGTCGGCCCGCGCGGCGTCCACCTGCTCGTCGTACCGGGCGCGCACCGCGGCCAGGTCGCCCCGGCCGTTGGTGAGGCCGACGCAGTAGAGCACTACGCCGACCACGATGACGAGCACGATGCCCCAGAGCACGCGCTTGGTGGCTGTGTCCCACAACGTGGACGGATGGAAGCGGCGAGGCGGCTGGGCGTCCGACGCCGGCGATGCGCTCGGTGGCACGTTGGTTAACATCTGGGTCACTCCTGGATGCGATGCTCCCGCCTCCGGGGCGCGGCGATCGGCGAGCGTGGGCGCCGTGGCATCGGCCACCACGGCAGGCACGCGCGGGAAGCCGGCCATGCCGGCCGCCTCGCACGTAAGAAGTACGCCCGAAAGGACGCGGCCGGTTCCAGTGCGGCGCCGCGAATGGGCGCATCACGCCGGGCGCTCCAGACCAGCACACCGAGCTCGGCGGCGACGTACGCCGGAACCGGCCGCGCGCCGGCAGCGTCGTAGGAGGCAGGGACGGCCGCGCTCGCCGCGCCGGCCCGTCCGCGCGCGAGGGGGAGCCATGCCCGTCACCTACCAGGACTACTACCAGACGCTCGGCGTGCCGCGCGACGCCACCACGGAGCAGATTCAGGCGGCCTACCGCCAGCTTGCGCGCAAGCACCACCCGGACGTGAGCAAGGAGCCGGACGCCGAGGAGCGCTTCAAGCAGATCAACGAGGCCTACGAGGTGCTGCGCGACGCGGAGAAGCGCCGCCAGTTCGACGCGCTGGGCGCCGGCTGGCGCGAGGGGCAGGAGTTCCGCCCGCCGCCAGAGTGGGCGCAGGGCCCCAACGTGCGCTACCGCGCCGTGGACCTCGACGACCTCAACGGCGGCGGCTTCAGCGACTTCTTCGCCACGCTGTTCGGCGGCCGCGGCGCCGCACCGGGCAGCGCCGCCGGAGCGCGGCCGGTCTGGCGCATGCGCGGGCAGGACGTGGAGAGCGAGTTGACGATCCCGCTGGAGGAGGCCTACCGAGGCGGCACCCGCACTCTGACCCTCCACCAACTGGCGCCCGACGGGGACGGGCAAACGCGGACGGCGACGCGCAGCCTGGAGGTGCGAATCCCCGCGGGCGCTCACGACGGCACGGTGCTGCGCCTGGCCGGCCAGGGCGGTCCCGGCGCGGGCGGCGGCGAGGCCGGCGACCTCTTCATACGCTTGCGGCTCGCGCCGCATCCCGTGTTCCGGGTTGACGGCCGCGACCTGACGGCGGACCTGCCCGTCACTCCCTGGGAGGCCGCGCTGGGAGCCGAGGTTCCGGTGGCCACGCTGGACGGAACGGTCCAGGCGCGCCTGCCAGCGGGCACGAGCTCCGGCAAGCGCCTGCGCCTGAAGGGGCTCGGCCTGCCCGACCGGCAGGGCCGGCGCGGCGACCTCTACGGCGCGGTGCGCGTGGAGGTGCCGCCGACGCTCAGCGAGCGGGAGCGCGCTCTCTTCGAGGAGCTGCGATCGGCCTCGAGCTTTGACCCGCGGCGGCGCGGCTGAGAGAGGAGGGCGCGATGGGCCAGATGCTGGTGAGCTACCGCGCGGCGCGGGTGGCGGTGGGCGAGCTGCTGGACTGCGACGCGCTTGCCGGCGCTGCCGGGCTGCATCCGGAGCTGGTGCGCCGTCTCTACCGCCTGGGGCTGGTGGTAGCAGAGGAGCACCGGGGCGGCGAGCCGCTCTTCGCGGCGGCGGCTGCCGTGCGCCGGTTGCGTCGGGCGACGCGCCTGCACGCGGACCTCGGCGTGGGCTGGGCGGCGCTCGGACTGGTGGTGGACCTGCTGGAGCGCGTGGAGGCGCTGGAATCCAGGCTGCGCGAGCTCGAGGACGAGGGCGAGTAAGGGGCCGCTGGCAATTTGCCTTCACCAGGCCCTTGACAAACGCCGAACGCATGGTATAATAGGCTGTCGATGCGGGGTGGAGCAGTCCGGTAGCTCGTCGGGCTCATAACCCGAAGGTCGCAGGTTCGAGTCCTGCCCCCGCTCCCATTTTCGAGTTATGTTCGAATCAGCGAACGGGAGCTTGCGGCGCCGGTGAGGCGACGCAGGCTCCTTTCTCTGTTTCTATGGCGGCAGGCCCGGCGGATTCGGCGCAATGGGGTGCGCACGCCGTCCACGCCCGGCCAGCGCGTGCGACGCCCGGTCCCCTTCTCCTCGAGGTCGCCAAGCCTCGGCTCCGCCTGAGCGCGATCCTGCCTGCCGGCAGGCAGGTCGTTGGGGCGGGTGGCCAGCCGGTCGGGGCGCGCACAGGTGCGATGTCGCGCAGGGGCGCCGCTCGCGTGCCCGGCACCGGGCGCTCAGGAGAGGGTTGGCTGCTGCCGCTGTCCGGTGCGCGGCGGCGCAAGCAGAGCCTACGTGCGGCACCGGGCATTGCGCCCCGTACCGCGCGCGAGCGGTTGGAGCACAGGAAGACCATGAGGACCGATGCCGTCTCCGTTTGTGCTCGC is a window from the Chthonomonadales bacterium genome containing:
- a CDS encoding DnaJ domain-containing protein is translated as MPVTYQDYYQTLGVPRDATTEQIQAAYRQLARKHHPDVSKEPDAEERFKQINEAYEVLRDAEKRRQFDALGAGWREGQEFRPPPEWAQGPNVRYRAVDLDDLNGGGFSDFFATLFGGRGAAPGSAAGARPVWRMRGQDVESELTIPLEEAYRGGTRTLTLHQLAPDGDGQTRTATRSLEVRIPAGAHDGTVLRLAGQGGPGAGGGEAGDLFIRLRLAPHPVFRVDGRDLTADLPVTPWEAALGAEVPVATLDGTVQARLPAGTSSGKRLRLKGLGLPDRQGRRGDLYGAVRVEVPPTLSERERALFEELRSASSFDPRRRG
- a CDS encoding HspR protein, which translates into the protein MLVSYRAARVAVGELLDCDALAGAAGLHPELVRRLYRLGLVVAEEHRGGEPLFAAAAAVRRLRRATRLHADLGVGWAALGLVVDLLERVEALESRLRELEDEGE